The Enterococcus sp. 7F3_DIV0205 genome has a window encoding:
- a CDS encoding acetyl-CoA carboxylase biotin carboxylase subunit, protein MFSKVLIANRGEIAVRIIRACRELGVQTVAVYSEADKEALHTQLADEAICIGPAKAADSYLNVQSVLSAAIVTNAEAIHPGFGFLSENSQFAAMCEECNITFIGPKAATIDAMGNKINARELMQKAKVPVIPGSTGVISSVEEALKIADDIGYPVMLKAAAGGGGKGIRKVMSKEELPQHFTSAQQEAKAAFGNDDMYLEKIIYPARHIEVQILGDQYGHVIHLGERDCSLQRNNQKVLEESPSIAISPEKRQLLGETAVRAAKAVHYENAGTIEFLMDKSGEFYFMEMNTRIQVEHPVTEMVTGIDLVKAQLQVASGEELAYTQEDIMISGHAIECRINAENPAFNFAPSPGKIKNLLLPSGGMGLRVDSAMYSGYTIPPYYDSMIAKVIVHGNDRMDALMKMQRALHEIVTEGIITNAEFQLDLITHENVLAGEYDTSFLQETFLPNWEPESDN, encoded by the coding sequence ATGTTTTCAAAAGTTTTAATTGCAAATAGAGGAGAAATCGCAGTTCGGATCATTCGTGCATGTCGTGAATTAGGCGTGCAGACTGTTGCCGTATACTCTGAAGCGGATAAAGAAGCGTTACACACACAACTTGCAGATGAAGCGATTTGCATAGGTCCTGCGAAAGCGGCAGACTCTTATTTAAATGTTCAAAGTGTTTTAAGTGCGGCTATCGTAACGAACGCAGAAGCGATTCACCCTGGTTTTGGTTTCTTATCAGAAAACAGCCAATTTGCGGCAATGTGTGAAGAATGCAATATTACTTTTATCGGTCCAAAAGCAGCAACGATTGATGCAATGGGCAATAAAATCAATGCACGTGAATTGATGCAAAAAGCCAAAGTTCCAGTTATTCCTGGAAGCACTGGTGTGATCAGTTCTGTTGAGGAAGCTTTAAAAATTGCTGATGATATAGGTTATCCTGTTATGCTGAAAGCAGCAGCTGGCGGTGGTGGTAAGGGAATTCGTAAAGTGATGAGTAAAGAAGAACTACCTCAGCACTTTACTTCTGCTCAACAAGAAGCAAAAGCAGCTTTTGGTAATGATGATATGTACTTGGAAAAAATTATTTATCCAGCACGTCATATCGAAGTACAAATTTTAGGTGATCAGTATGGGCATGTGATTCATTTGGGCGAAAGAGATTGTTCTTTACAAAGAAATAATCAAAAAGTTCTTGAAGAATCACCATCGATCGCAATCTCACCTGAAAAACGTCAATTATTAGGTGAAACGGCTGTGCGTGCAGCAAAAGCTGTTCATTATGAAAATGCTGGAACAATCGAATTTTTGATGGATAAATCTGGTGAATTTTATTTTATGGAAATGAATACTCGAATTCAAGTTGAACATCCTGTTACTGAAATGGTGACAGGGATCGATCTTGTCAAAGCACAGTTACAAGTGGCTTCTGGTGAAGAATTAGCGTATACACAAGAAGATATCATGATTTCAGGTCATGCGATTGAATGTCGGATCAATGCTGAAAATCCTGCCTTTAATTTTGCGCCTTCTCCTGGGAAAATCAAGAATTTGTTGCTTCCAAGTGGCGGAATGGGATTAAGAGTTGATAGTGCGATGTATTCAGGCTATACGATTCCGCCTTACTATGATTCAATGATCGCTAAAGTGATTGTACATGGAAATGACCGGATGGATGCGCTGATGAAGATGCAGCGGGCGTTACATGAGATCGTAACAGAGGGGATCATCACGAATGCAGAATTTCAGCTAGATCTTATTACACATGAAAATGTATTAGCTGGTGAGTATGATACGAGTTTTTTACAAGAAACATTTTTACCAAATTGGGAACCAGAAAGCGATAATTAA
- the accD gene encoding acetyl-CoA carboxylase, carboxyltransferase subunit beta, which yields MALFKKKNYIRINPNRPGDQSSVKKPAVPDNMWAKCPCCKRTLYTKDMGAEKVCPYCGYSFRIGAWERLALTVDEKSFEEWDTDLVTKDPLDFPDYLDKIAIMQEKTELHEAVLTGKAKIDGQEIGIGVMDANFIMGSMGTVVGEKITRLFERATEQRLPVIIFTASGGARMQEGIFSLMQMAKISGALKRHSNAGLLYITVLTDPTTGGVTASFAMDGDVILAEPQSLIGFAGRRVIEQTIRQELPDDFQKAEFLLDHGFVDKIVPRNQLQEVLSRLVKIHTMKGWK from the coding sequence ATGGCTTTATTTAAAAAGAAAAACTACATTCGAATCAATCCAAATCGCCCGGGCGACCAATCTTCTGTAAAAAAACCTGCAGTTCCAGATAACATGTGGGCTAAATGCCCTTGTTGCAAACGTACGTTATACACAAAAGATATGGGGGCAGAAAAAGTCTGCCCTTATTGCGGTTATAGCTTTAGAATCGGTGCTTGGGAACGTCTTGCATTGACGGTAGATGAGAAGAGTTTTGAAGAATGGGATACAGATTTAGTCACTAAAGATCCGTTGGATTTTCCTGATTATTTGGATAAAATTGCTATTATGCAGGAAAAGACAGAATTACATGAAGCAGTATTGACGGGGAAAGCTAAAATCGACGGCCAAGAAATCGGTATTGGTGTGATGGACGCCAATTTTATTATGGGAAGTATGGGAACTGTTGTAGGCGAGAAAATCACTCGTTTATTTGAACGAGCAACAGAACAGCGCTTGCCGGTGATCATTTTTACAGCTTCAGGTGGAGCACGAATGCAGGAAGGGATTTTTTCTCTGATGCAAATGGCAAAAATCTCTGGTGCACTTAAACGACATAGTAATGCAGGTTTACTGTATATTACTGTATTGACGGATCCAACAACTGGCGGTGTCACGGCTAGTTTTGCGATGGATGGCGACGTTATTTTAGCTGAACCTCAAAGTTTGATTGGGTTTGCAGGTCGTCGAGTGATCGAACAAACGATTCGTCAAGAGCTACCAGATGATTTCCAAAAAGCTGAATTTTTATTGGATCATGGATTTGTTGATAAAATTGTTCCTAGAAATCAGTTGCAGGAAGTACTTAGTAGATTAGTCAAGATTCATACGATGAAAGGGTGGAAATAG
- a CDS encoding acetyl-CoA carboxylase carboxyl transferase subunit alpha — MEKTANDIVTLARAQDRYTTLEYIAAIFDDFIEFHGDRYFGDDLAVVGGVATLEEKPVTVVGIQKGRNLPENIERNFGAPHPEGYRKALRLMKQAEKFGRPVVTFINTAGAYCGIEAEERGEGEAIARNLIEMADLSVPIIAIIIGEGGSGGALALAVADEVWMLEHTIYAVLSPEGFASILWKDGSRAKEAAELMKITATELKELTIIDRVIPEEMNGEVLEQSKINRMIQKALISKFSELSKLETGTLLDNRYQRFRKY; from the coding sequence ATGGAAAAAACAGCCAATGATATTGTCACTCTAGCTCGAGCACAGGATCGTTATACTACCTTAGAGTATATTGCTGCCATCTTTGATGACTTTATTGAATTTCATGGAGACCGTTATTTTGGCGATGATTTAGCTGTTGTAGGTGGTGTTGCAACATTAGAAGAAAAACCTGTAACAGTTGTTGGAATTCAAAAAGGACGTAACTTACCTGAAAATATTGAGCGGAATTTTGGTGCACCGCATCCAGAAGGTTATCGTAAAGCCTTGCGTTTAATGAAGCAAGCAGAAAAATTTGGCCGTCCGGTTGTTACGTTTATCAATACTGCTGGCGCTTATTGCGGAATTGAAGCGGAAGAACGTGGTGAAGGGGAAGCAATCGCTCGAAATTTGATAGAAATGGCTGATTTAAGTGTGCCAATCATCGCAATCATCATTGGTGAAGGTGGCAGTGGTGGCGCATTAGCACTTGCTGTAGCAGATGAAGTTTGGATGCTGGAGCATACGATTTACGCGGTATTATCACCAGAGGGATTTGCCTCGATTCTCTGGAAAGACGGAAGTCGAGCTAAAGAAGCCGCAGAATTAATGAAAATTACAGCGACAGAGCTAAAAGAATTAACAATCATTGATCGAGTGATTCCAGAAGAAATGAATGGTGAAGTATTAGAACAATCGAAGATTAATCGAATGATACAAAAAGCCCTTATTAGTAAATTTTCTGAGCTTTCCAAACTGGAAACAGGAACCTTATTGGACAATCGCTATCAACGCTTTCGTAAATATTGA
- a CDS encoding VOC family protein, producing the protein MTVNIKKASINLFVPDTEIAMTLYEKIFDAKKIELSVTDKIKSGRFSIGESLFALADEQPESGGKSPLTLQGTPFCIQLICDNVEELVEKALNSGFNLEMPITIVPEKFKVANIKDPFGFVWSISEVYTD; encoded by the coding sequence ATGACGGTCAATATAAAAAAAGCATCTATCAATCTCTTTGTTCCAGATACAGAGATAGCGATGACACTTTATGAAAAAATATTTGATGCAAAGAAAATAGAACTATCGGTTACAGATAAAATAAAATCTGGACGTTTTAGTATTGGAGAAAGCCTCTTTGCTCTGGCAGATGAACAACCAGAAAGTGGTGGAAAATCCCCTTTGACATTACAAGGAACACCATTTTGCATTCAGTTAATCTGTGATAATGTGGAAGAACTTGTTGAAAAAGCATTAAATTCAGGTTTTAATCTAGAAATGCCGATCACCATTGTTCCTGAGAAATTTAAAGTAGCAAATATTAAAGACCCTTTTGGCTTTGTTTGGTCGATTTCTGAAGTTTATACGGATTAA
- a CDS encoding YqeG family HAD IIIA-type phosphatase, translated as MFLKFKPTWMVDAIYKITPNQLKKLGIKAVLTDLDNTLIAWDNPDGTEELLTWILEMKNAGIPVVVVSNNKSSRIKRAVEKFDLEYVSRALKPSTRGFREAEKRLQLKPEELVMVGDQIMTDIRGANAAGIRNILVRPIVDTDGWNTRINRFFERKIMKHLAKKHPDMIWKGGLE; from the coding sequence ATGTTTTTAAAATTTAAACCAACTTGGATGGTCGATGCGATTTATAAAATCACGCCGAACCAATTAAAAAAATTAGGAATCAAAGCTGTGTTGACAGATTTGGACAATACTTTGATCGCTTGGGATAATCCAGATGGAACGGAAGAGTTATTGACGTGGATTCTAGAAATGAAAAATGCAGGAATTCCAGTTGTGGTCGTTTCAAATAATAAATCTAGCCGTATCAAACGTGCGGTAGAAAAATTTGATCTAGAGTATGTATCTAGAGCATTGAAGCCTTCTACAAGAGGGTTCAGAGAAGCTGAAAAAAGACTGCAGTTAAAACCAGAAGAACTAGTGATGGTCGGTGATCAGATCATGACAGACATTCGTGGGGCAAATGCTGCTGGGATCAGAAATATTTTAGTTCGTCCAATCGTTGATACAGACGGGTGGAATACACGAATCAATCGTTTTTTTGAACGGAAAATCATGAAACATTTAGCGAAGAAGCATCCAGATATGATATGGAAAGGCGGGCTAGAATGA
- the yqeH gene encoding ribosome biogenesis GTPase YqeH, which translates to MSEQEAIHCIGCGAVIQTEHPNELGYTPRAAFEKGMETGEVYCQRCFRLRHYNDIQDVQLTDDDFLRLLNELGKEDALIVNVVDIFDFNGSLIPGLHRFIGDNPVLMVGNKVDILPKSLKKPKMIQWMRERAHEEGLRPVDVLLTSAKKPQEMENLLETIEKYREGKDVYVVGVTNVGKSTLINQIIKQTAGVQDVITTSQFPGTTLDKIEIPLDDGHFLIDTPGIIHRHQMAHYLGKKDLKIIAPQKEIKPKVYQLNPEQTLFLGGLARFDFIQGERSSFIAYVSNDLSIHRTKSVTADAFYEKHVGGLLQPPRPDEVTAFPELVRFEFSIKEKTDIVFAGLGWITVTEPCVVAGWAPKGVDVLRRKALI; encoded by the coding sequence ATGAGTGAGCAAGAAGCAATTCACTGCATCGGTTGTGGTGCGGTCATTCAAACAGAACACCCAAATGAGTTAGGTTATACGCCAAGAGCAGCATTTGAAAAGGGAATGGAGACTGGGGAAGTTTATTGCCAACGCTGTTTTCGTTTAAGACATTACAATGATATTCAAGACGTTCAATTGACGGATGATGATTTTTTACGTTTGTTAAATGAATTGGGCAAAGAAGATGCATTGATCGTAAATGTCGTTGATATTTTTGATTTTAATGGTTCGCTGATTCCTGGGTTACATCGTTTTATCGGTGATAATCCTGTTTTGATGGTAGGAAACAAGGTCGACATTCTGCCGAAATCATTAAAGAAACCTAAAATGATCCAATGGATGAGAGAACGCGCCCATGAAGAAGGTTTGCGTCCTGTTGACGTTTTGTTGACTAGTGCCAAGAAACCTCAAGAAATGGAAAACTTACTTGAGACGATCGAAAAATACCGTGAAGGTAAAGATGTATATGTAGTTGGGGTGACAAATGTTGGGAAATCAACGTTGATCAATCAAATCATTAAGCAGACTGCTGGTGTTCAAGATGTTATTACAACATCACAATTTCCTGGAACGACATTGGACAAAATTGAAATTCCCTTAGATGATGGACATTTCTTGATCGATACACCAGGAATCATTCATCGTCATCAAATGGCGCATTATCTTGGGAAAAAAGATTTAAAAATCATTGCGCCACAAAAAGAAATCAAGCCCAAAGTGTATCAATTAAATCCTGAACAAACACTATTTCTTGGCGGCTTGGCTCGTTTTGATTTCATTCAGGGAGAGCGTAGTTCATTTATTGCTTATGTGTCAAATGATTTATCGATCCACCGTACTAAATCAGTTACAGCTGATGCCTTTTACGAAAAACATGTGGGCGGATTATTGCAACCACCACGTCCAGATGAAGTGACGGCATTTCCAGAGTTGGTTCGCTTTGAATTTTCAATTAAAGAGAAGACAGATATTGTGTTTGCTGGACTTGGCTGGATCACAGTAACAGAACCATGTGTAGTTGCTGGCTGGGCTCCAAAAGGTGTCGATGTGTTAAGAAGAAAAGCCTTGATTTAA
- the yhbY gene encoding ribosome assembly RNA-binding protein YhbY produces MDLRGKQKRFLRSQAHHLQPIFQIGKGGLNSAMVVQINEALEKRELIKVTLLQNTDEIAEDVAAALKADIHCDIVQIIGRVLVLFKPSSNEKYQKISKEVKAI; encoded by the coding sequence GTGGATTTAAGAGGAAAGCAAAAGCGTTTTTTACGTAGTCAAGCGCACCATTTACAACCGATTTTTCAAATTGGTAAAGGCGGGTTAAATTCTGCGATGGTGGTACAAATCAATGAAGCATTAGAAAAACGTGAATTGATCAAAGTCACATTATTACAAAATACCGATGAAATCGCTGAAGATGTAGCCGCTGCATTAAAAGCAGATATTCATTGTGATATCGTTCAAATCATTGGTCGTGTATTAGTTTTATTTAAACCATCATCTAACGAAAAATATCAAAAGATCTCTAAAGAAGTTAAAGCAATTTAA
- a CDS encoding nicotinate-nucleotide adenylyltransferase → MGTNTNAALKAEVIVEEAELFQKRKQVGILGGNFNPVHLAHLVMADQVQQQLGLDKVYLMPTYLPPHVDEKKTIDSKHRLAMLELAIADNHNLAVEPIELFRKGKSYTYDTMKALTQNNPDTDYYFIIGGDMVEYLPKWHKIDELLTLTSFVGIRRPHYGTITPYPIIWVDVPQMDISSTLIREKINNGCSARYLLPDSVIHYIEEKGLYVDGF, encoded by the coding sequence ATGGGGACAAATACGAATGCAGCATTAAAAGCAGAAGTAATTGTAGAAGAAGCAGAGCTTTTTCAAAAGCGTAAACAGGTAGGAATTTTAGGCGGGAATTTTAATCCGGTTCATTTGGCACATTTAGTAATGGCCGATCAAGTACAACAACAGCTTGGGTTGGACAAAGTCTATTTGATGCCTACTTATTTACCGCCTCATGTAGATGAAAAAAAGACGATAGATAGTAAACATCGATTAGCAATGTTGGAACTTGCAATTGCTGACAATCATAATTTAGCTGTTGAGCCTATCGAATTGTTCCGAAAAGGAAAAAGTTACACATATGACACAATGAAAGCTTTAACACAAAATAACCCAGATACAGATTACTATTTTATCATTGGCGGAGACATGGTAGAATATTTACCAAAGTGGCATAAAATTGATGAATTATTGACCTTAACAAGTTTTGTCGGTATTCGTCGTCCGCATTATGGAACGATTACCCCTTATCCAATCATTTGGGTAGATGTTCCGCAAATGGATATTAGTTCCACACTGATTCGCGAAAAAATCAACAATGGTTGTTCAGCACGCTACTTATTGCCTGATAGTGTGATACACTATATAGAAGAGAAGGGGCTGTATGTAGATGGATTTTAG
- the yqeK gene encoding bis(5'-nucleosyl)-tetraphosphatase (symmetrical) YqeK, with the protein MDFSGKYTTFKREELMQKVQMHMSERRFKHVLGVEEMAVALAAKYGASEEKASIAALTHDYAKERPDEEFQLIIQRDGYDQDLLDYGNAIWHGLVGASMVQRELGIDDEEILEAIRLHTTGAAKMSLLDKIIYVADYIEPGRNFPGVKEARELALVDLDEAVAYETKHTLLHLIEQEQKIYPKTIETYNYWVVGKAEQSN; encoded by the coding sequence ATGGATTTTAGCGGAAAATATACGACGTTTAAACGAGAAGAACTGATGCAAAAAGTCCAGATGCATATGAGTGAGCGCCGTTTTAAACATGTTTTAGGTGTTGAAGAAATGGCTGTGGCGCTTGCGGCTAAATATGGTGCCTCAGAAGAAAAAGCAAGTATTGCGGCTTTGACCCACGATTATGCTAAAGAACGTCCAGATGAAGAATTTCAGCTAATCATACAGCGTGATGGCTACGATCAAGATTTACTGGATTATGGCAATGCGATTTGGCATGGTCTTGTCGGTGCGAGTATGGTTCAACGAGAACTTGGAATTGACGATGAAGAAATTTTAGAAGCAATTCGACTGCATACGACAGGTGCTGCTAAAATGAGTTTACTAGATAAAATTATTTATGTTGCAGACTATATCGAACCAGGTCGGAATTTTCCTGGTGTAAAAGAAGCGCGAGAACTTGCTTTAGTTGATTTGGATGAAGCAGTTGCTTACGAAACAAAACATACCTTGTTACATCTTATTGAACAAGAGCAAAAAATTTATCCTAAAACAATTGAGACATATAATTATTGGGTAGTAGGAAAAGCTGAGCAGAGCAATTAG
- the rsfS gene encoding ribosome silencing factor — protein sequence MLEIAVKAADSKRAEEIVALDVHEISLLADYFMICQATSERQINAIVEEIIEKEEEANVEVKRIEGKDGGKWVLIDLGDIIVHVFQSAERGFYNLEKLWSDAPMVDLHAWVE from the coding sequence ATTTTAGAAATCGCTGTAAAAGCAGCGGATTCAAAAAGAGCAGAGGAAATTGTCGCTTTAGATGTGCATGAGATTTCACTTTTAGCAGATTACTTTATGATTTGCCAAGCAACAAGTGAACGTCAAATCAATGCCATTGTAGAAGAAATTATCGAAAAAGAAGAAGAAGCAAATGTGGAAGTAAAACGAATTGAAGGAAAAGATGGCGGCAAATGGGTATTGATCGATTTAGGTGATATCATTGTTCATGTATTCCAATCAGCAGAACGCGGATTTTATAATTTAGAAAAACTTTGGTCAGATGCACCAATGGTTGATCTTCACGCTTGGGTCGAGTAA
- a CDS encoding class I SAM-dependent DNA methyltransferase, which translates to MAYETFAFVYDEVMDDSLYDQWLAFSKRHLPEGKKDVLEMACGTGALAVNFAKAGFTVTALDLSEEMLMMASKRAAEEEVQVQFVQGNMMDLSEMGQYHAITCFSDSLCYMANRQEVQQVFDDVYQALEDEGVFIFDVHSIYQVDKVFPEYSYHYQTEEFAFLWDSYPGEKEHSIEHFLTFFVKEHGNDELFIRQDELHQERTYTMENYLMMLESAGFMDVSVYADFTDDAPTEESKRWFFVCKK; encoded by the coding sequence ATGGCATATGAAACATTTGCTTTCGTTTATGATGAAGTAATGGATGACAGCCTTTATGATCAGTGGTTGGCGTTTTCAAAACGTCATTTACCAGAAGGAAAAAAGGATGTCTTAGAAATGGCTTGTGGAACAGGTGCTTTAGCTGTGAATTTTGCTAAAGCGGGATTTACAGTAACAGCGTTGGACTTATCTGAAGAAATGTTGATGATGGCGAGTAAACGAGCAGCGGAAGAAGAAGTTCAGGTTCAGTTTGTCCAAGGGAACATGATGGATTTATCTGAAATGGGTCAATATCATGCCATCACTTGTTTTTCTGATTCACTTTGTTATATGGCAAACCGTCAGGAAGTACAACAAGTTTTTGACGATGTCTATCAAGCCTTAGAAGATGAGGGTGTCTTTATTTTTGATGTCCATTCTATTTATCAAGTCGACAAAGTATTTCCTGAATACAGCTATCATTACCAGACAGAAGAATTTGCTTTCTTATGGGATAGCTATCCAGGAGAAAAAGAGCATAGCATCGAACACTTTTTAACATTTTTTGTGAAAGAGCATGGAAATGACGAATTGTTTATTCGACAAGATGAATTGCATCAAGAACGCACTTATACAATGGAGAACTATTTGATGATGTTGGAAAGTGCTGGTTTTATGGATGTTTCAGTTTATGCAGATTTCACAGACGATGCACCTACAGAAGAAAGCAAACGCTGGTTTTTTGTGTGTAAAAAATAA
- a CDS encoding nucleotidyltransferase — translation MKSCGIIVEYNPFHNGHLYHAKKARELSGAEVVIAVMSGNFLQRGEPAIIDKWTRAKEALNHGIDLVIELPFAYAVQSADYFAAGGIKLLQALHCDGLCFGTDNQTEMDYEQFGDFVNKNQTEIDQTYQQIKNNGMSYPQQMTEVFRRLYPQNGLDFSSPNHILGLSYAKENAAYEKPMTLYPLKREQAGYHDTNIYQNFASATAIRKAVFSEKLDQIKQVLPEQVAIDLANSATVSWEDYWTLLKYKLISSSITELQEIYQMKEGIEYRLQEAAKTSDSFQNFMEQAKTKRYTWTRLQRLATYILNNVKQQEIENSWNNSHLQVLGFTEQGQHFLREEKKNLALPLVTKVSKRLNSQLALDIRSNQLYQLGNQRILEQSFGRFPIRIS, via the coding sequence ATGAAAAGTTGCGGCATTATTGTTGAATACAATCCTTTTCATAACGGACACTTGTATCATGCAAAAAAGGCACGAGAGTTAAGTGGTGCAGAAGTTGTGATAGCTGTAATGAGTGGGAATTTCCTACAACGAGGCGAACCTGCGATTATAGACAAATGGACAAGAGCTAAAGAAGCCTTGAATCATGGCATCGATTTAGTTATTGAATTACCGTTTGCGTATGCGGTGCAATCAGCCGACTATTTTGCCGCAGGTGGAATCAAGTTGCTTCAGGCTTTACATTGTGATGGACTATGTTTTGGTACAGATAATCAGACAGAGATGGATTATGAACAGTTTGGGGATTTTGTGAATAAGAACCAAACAGAAATCGATCAAACGTATCAACAAATCAAAAATAACGGTATGAGCTATCCACAACAGATGACAGAAGTTTTTCGTAGGTTATATCCGCAAAATGGATTGGATTTTTCTTCACCTAATCATATTTTAGGATTAAGTTATGCAAAAGAAAATGCTGCGTATGAAAAACCGATGACATTGTATCCTTTAAAGAGAGAACAAGCAGGGTATCATGATACCAACATATATCAAAATTTTGCCAGTGCTACTGCAATTAGGAAAGCTGTTTTCTCAGAGAAATTAGATCAAATTAAGCAAGTATTGCCAGAGCAAGTAGCAATTGATTTGGCGAATTCAGCTACCGTTTCATGGGAAGATTATTGGACTTTATTAAAATATAAGTTGATCAGCAGTTCGATTACTGAATTACAAGAGATTTACCAAATGAAAGAAGGCATCGAATATCGCTTGCAAGAAGCAGCTAAGACTTCTGATTCTTTTCAAAATTTTATGGAGCAGGCAAAAACAAAACGCTATACATGGACGCGCTTGCAACGATTGGCGACTTACATTCTAAATAATGTGAAACAACAGGAAATAGAAAATTCTTGGAATAACAGTCATTTACAAGTTCTGGGTTTCACAGAACAAGGACAACATTTTTTACGAGAAGAAAAAAAGAATCTAGCATTGCCCTTGGTCACAAAGGTGTCAAAGCGTTTGAATTCTCAATTAGCGTTAGATATCCGCAGTAATCAGCTTTATCAGTTAGGTAATCAGCGCATTTTAGAACAAAGTTTTGGCCGTTTTCCAATTCGTATCTCTTAA
- a CDS encoding YebC/PmpR family DNA-binding transcriptional regulator, with the protein MGRKWANIKEKKAAKDANNSRVYAKFGIEIYVAAKSGDPDPQANQKLRFVIERAKTYNVPKHIIDRAIEKAKGSGDEQYSELRYEGFGPNGSMVIVDALTNNVNRTASDVRAAFGKNGGNMGVSGAVAYMFDHTGVIGFAGDDADDILEYLMEKDIDVRDVTEEEGQIIVYTEPEELHAVQEALKEKGIEEFSVAELEMIAQNDVELTGEDLEKFERMIDVLEDLDDVQKVYHNVDLGE; encoded by the coding sequence ATGGGTCGTAAGTGGGCAAATATTAAAGAGAAAAAAGCTGCCAAAGACGCAAATAACAGCCGAGTTTATGCAAAATTCGGTATTGAAATTTACGTAGCAGCGAAATCGGGTGATCCTGACCCTCAAGCAAATCAGAAATTACGGTTTGTTATCGAGCGCGCAAAAACATATAATGTACCGAAACATATCATCGATCGAGCAATCGAAAAAGCAAAAGGTTCTGGTGATGAACAATATTCTGAATTACGTTATGAAGGATTTGGACCAAACGGCTCAATGGTCATTGTGGATGCTTTGACGAATAACGTGAATCGTACAGCTTCAGATGTTCGTGCGGCATTTGGTAAGAATGGTGGAAATATGGGTGTCAGTGGTGCTGTAGCTTATATGTTCGACCATACTGGTGTTATTGGGTTTGCTGGTGATGATGCAGATGATATCCTTGAATATTTGATGGAAAAAGACATTGATGTTCGTGATGTTACAGAAGAAGAAGGTCAAATCATCGTTTATACAGAACCAGAAGAACTGCATGCAGTACAAGAAGCACTGAAAGAAAAAGGCATTGAAGAATTTTCAGTAGCTGAATTAGAAATGATTGCACAAAATGATGTGGAATTAACTGGAGAAGACCTAGAAAAATTTGAACGAATGATCGATGTTTTGGAAGATCTTGATGATGTTCAAAAGGTTTATCACAATGTTGATTTAGGTGAGTAA